The Sphaerodactylus townsendi isolate TG3544 linkage group LG02, MPM_Stown_v2.3, whole genome shotgun sequence DNA segment GCAGTGGTCCTTTAACAGATTTGGATAGTCAAAGCACCTCACAGAGACAAGATACCTTTGCATTGCAAATGTGGTTTAATTAAGGAAAAGGAACAGTCCACAATATAAGCAAAGACAGCAGTCTCGTATGTCCTTCTTAGTCCCTGGGGCTTCCTACAGCAATGGCCGTGCCCCTGAGCCTGGTTCTACAACGCTGTGGGGCTGTGtgtggggttgtggctcagtggaagagctttcGCTTGGCaaccagaaggtcccaggttcgatccctaacatctgcagttaaaaaggaccaggcagtagatgccatgaaagatctcagcctgagacccagcagagcagctgccagtctgagtagacagttctGACCTATATGTCAGAGTAGACAGTTCTGACATATATGAAACACAAGGCATATTGGTGACGACTCATTTTTTTAAGAGCTACACAGGAGCGCAAGTGGAGGGAATAGGCTGTGCTGACATGAATGCAtgcaagcagaggcatatctagggaaaatgtagcccagagcaaaatctgagcacacacccccacccagaggtgggatccagcaggttctcacaggttcccgagagtaggttactaattatttgtgtgtgccgagagggggttactagttagtgattttgccctgtgatttttgccttagttacgcccctcctctcagcagtagcgtgcagaacttgaagcaatctagcaggaggtgcaccagcgtgtgtggtgcctgcacctgtgtgcattcgtttcccacccaaggaccggtgcagcggctgcgtccttgccacagccccgcccagggatgccccgcccccagaatgcccggccatgcccccgtcgtgctccgcccagccatattggtgctatgccacagtttgagtcccaccaccatgggaacctattactaaaatttttggatcccaccactgcccccacccccgtatgggcagccaccctcccccaccatgaccaaacagtgtttttttgcaccaggtcttgaagtcagtgtatggaccagggggaaggaggagaggtgtgggggctattttctaccccccacgtgactaaatggccgcagcccagggacatttaaccccatatgtcccccggGGCGGTACGCacagtggagggattcagcaggtttgcaccacttcagcagaatcggttgttaaaatggtgcttgtaaataatcagttgttaaattattttaatcccaccactgggtacgcCTCTGCATGCAAGACATAATCGGGACGAcccacagttttctagagcccgctGTATtgttgcacaatgggctttattgccaGTTCAATACAAAACAGCTTCATgtgagttcatctcttgttctcCAATGAAACTCCAGTTTCCACCCCTTCTTCCTTTATATTCTCTTTTACTTGTTAGGAACTATCGAACAGCAAGTTACAAATAACTTAAATAACAATGcaaaaggtgttttttaaaatgtattaaaaacatttactaGTACCTTTCTTCTTTGCAGAGCCCAAGACAACTTACAACAtggataaaacatataaaataaaatgcatttaaaacaatGCCCCCCCCTCCAAGTTTAAAACTGCAACTGAGGATTGTTAGTAAATATAACCAAAtggttatattatattatatattggTTAGATAAAATTGTCTTCAATTGCCTTCTGAAGATCAAAAGGGAGGGGGCCAGGCCCATGTCCCTAGGAAAGTTATTACATGATAGTAAGTCTGCCACTGAAAATGCCCCCTTCTTGGTGTATCCatcaaatgagcttctttgattgacagGACAGTCAGAAGGTCCTCTCCTGGCAATCTTAATTCCTGGGGCAGGAACATATGAGAGAAGAGTATCCTTCCCAAGTCATGTAGGGCTTCAAAGGTCGAAACCAACTCCCTGACTTGGGCTTGTATTGGTAGCCGGTGTAATTGCTGTTAAGATCAGCATCACCAGAGAAGCTTTTGTAGGGCAGAAAATATAGGACCATAGGACCAGCATGAGGACATCTTGTTTTCTATGTCTCAAATGACTTTTGGGTTGTGGTTGGCATACGGTCCCGAGTCACACAGCGAAGTGGAACGAGGACAGGACTGAACAATTTCGGGTAGAGATACACCTATGTATTTTGATCTGGTGGCCGACTGAGTTCTGGAATGGTATGGCCGAAgatccctttcttttggccttagatcgggcgcctgttttaaacaacttctgttgttttaatctatatttgttgtTCGTAACTGCTGcgtaagttttaatgggtttaagttttatgttgttttgatttgctgtcttggagaacagccatactgtgagccgcctcgagcccttcggggatgaggcggcctataagtttaataaataaattaaaaaaataaattcaaacggaatgccttttttttttttttgcagaaactgACGGAAGCGGTCCGGATGGGAATGGATCCGACAGGAAACGAGAACAGCAACTGGGATTTCAGCAACTCTTTCTTCTTTGTAGGCTCCATGTTATCCACAATAGGTAAGCCAACGATGCTTCTCCTGTGAACAAACATCCGGCCACCTTAATCCCTCTCAAGGTCTCCCACACTACACACAGCTCACCTTCAAGATTTAACTTTCGTTTACAATGCGCCTATTGTCCTTGACGTTTCAGCAGCAGCCCCCAACCAACCTGTCTTTCTCTTGCTGGAGAAAGAGCAATTTGTTGGCCACACTGATAAGAGACTTGATCTCCCATACTTCTTACATTCCAGTCAAGTATATTATGAATTATTCCCACGGCTGCTGTAAGATAATGAAAGATTGGGGGGAGGTGAAGTACAGAACATATCCTCTCGCCAGAAATCACTGAAAGTTTCATTCATACGCTAAAAGAATACACTTTGCCTTATCAAAAAAGTTAATGGCAAGAAGGGATAAAAATGAAGCAGGGGAAAGGAGCTATCCCTTTTATTACAAAATGTCAGCATgcggtattttttttaaaaaaaaatatgcctgAAGTTGTCTGAAATCtgattctaaaaataaaaaggagtcaGGAATTTCTACTCTCTAGAGGCTGCAATATTAAAAGTGGAATTGGGAGGATTTCTTCCCAGACAGAAAACCAGTTTCTTGCTGGACTTGGCAGCCCACCTTGAAATCCTGGAAGGCTTCTAAGAATGCATATtgttaaaataattgcatttgcGTTCCACCATTTCTCCGAGGAGCTTAGGGAACTATATATGGGGAGCAGGTTTACCTATTTTATTGTCACATTGACACTTTGAAGTAAGTGAAGTCTAGTGATCATACTGAGTCCTGGGTCACTCAGAACATACTGTGGTTAGATGATCTAattaggaagaagcacataatccccttcctgcatggaagtgaaggcattacagataaacagaaggttatatatcttttaaacagccacaactatgagctgttggaagcggtggctaaatttttaaatggtgttattttaactcgtcagaagttgtaaaggctgttattatcttgctaagttaatcttaaactatttatatgccattaaaggtatttgaaatagATCTACACTCTGGTCTCCTTAATCCACATCCAGCACTGTTCAGTATATTATACTGGTCCAGCATACTGATATATTATGCGGCAACCATTTACAGATCTCTTCCCTGTCATGCACTGGAAACATAGGAGTAttcactccttttttaaaaactactgaATATTTCTGATAAGCACGTATAAAAGGTTGATTAAAATATGTTGGGGAGTAATTAATGGGCTCAAAGCTGTCTTGAATAAGTGCCATAGCACACAGTGTATAATACCCAAGAATAGAGTTTGTCTGGCTCTCATGTGAGATAAACGGCTCGACTTTGGATTTGACATACCCCAGCCTATCTTTTTTGGCTCTTGTACAGCAGTGCATTTGGAACAGgagataacattttttaaaaattagtttcgTGATTATTCTGGTGCGCCTGCTAAACCCTCGTGGATCCAAGCCGAAAACAACACAGTCTGGTCCCGAACGATGTGGAATGTGTCGCTTATTGCAGCCACGTACTTTTGGGGGAGAATTTGCTTCGTATGGGAAACTCTCCAGTGTGAGAAAATCCCCATAACAGAAATGTGAGAATGTGACCCTTCACACATAAATTTAACTAGATTAACAAGCAGGAGAGGGAGGATTTGTCCAATCCAAAGAACCAAAAAACTTCCAGATAACTAAACACTCAGCCTCTCTATTCAGTTTGGGCTTGCTTTGTAGCTTCCTTGGGATAATGATCAATCCTAGGTAGTTTATGCAACCTTTCATGtttgtattttttccccctcaaacagGCTATGGAAATCTTTCTCCCAAAACAGCAGGAGGCCAGCTCTTCTGTGTCGTTTTTGCTCTCTTCGGCATCCCCTTGAACATCGTCTTCTTGCACCACATTGGCAAGATTCTCTCGCTGCTGTGTGAAAGGCTTGCTAAATGCCTGTACAGGAAGGGTGTAAAGAAGGTAACACACACAGCTACTTAATCCCAGGATTGTTGAGTTTCTTTACCTGCCAGAAGGTTTGCTCCGTTACTCAGTGAAACCGCAGTCAACTGACTTCGAGAGCcattatggtgtagtggttaagagaagtggattctaatctggagaaccggatttgttttcccactcctccgcatgaagccggctgggtgaccttggtacCGGTACAGAACAGGTACTGGTAGCTAAATTTAGAAACAAAGTTATTCAATGGTTCTTCACCAAAGTCACACAGTGGGATATTTGACTTCATTTAATAAAGAATCTTCATTTAATAAAGAATCTGGGTGGAATTTTCCACATGAATTTAGAAGACAACTGATAAGTAATCCTTCCATATTTGTGGAATGTGTTGCTTTATATTGGATTGAGTATCAGATTGTGTTGCTTTGTATCAGACCATAACTTAAATGGACAGACAGGTGTGCGCATCAGAACAAATGAATACAAACCTGTCAACAGAGCAGGCAAGATATCACCCTGAACAAATCCATAAATCCACCCAAAGGATGAATGAAATTATTTATGAAAGCTTCTTTCTCAAGGAGGGAGTCAAATGCCACCACTAAAAAAAGCTCTTTCTACATTCAACATTTTCAGGTCACTTGGATTTTAGAACAAGGATGGAGTCTGTAGAGAGCAAAGAACAAAGAGGGGCTTTGATGGGTCAGAGGAGTGGTCTGCTTGGTCCAGattcctgcctcacacagtggcagtgaactgtgcccggggcatgagctgcccgtgcGCCCCCGTTGGAGAtgaaggtttttaaaatgtggctttggcagcagctgccactacagcccAAAGATTCAcatctcctgcggcagccattttgttgctgcacccaccatatCATGGCAGCattcctgcctcaccaggtgtctgctgtgggaagaggaagggaaaggagcttgtaagtcaccttgagtttccttataggagagaaaggtgggatataaatccaaactcatcctcctcctcctcttcttgttcttcttcaaacGTGCCTGCAAGGCTCCAAAAGGTTGAAAAGACCCCCATTCTAGAAACATTTATGGCTGCTATCTACAGTAAGGCCAAGAGGATGGCTCAGGAAGCTCAGATGCGTCAAACTTTCCATTTCTGCTTTGCCTTCCAGAAAACAACAAGGGTTTTGACTCTTCTGTTCTTCCTGGTGATGGGAATTCTAGTTTTCATCTGTGTGCCGTCAGTCATCTTCCAAGTGATGGAGGATTGGACTTACAGCGAAgcaatttattttgcatttattaCCCTCAGCACAATTGGTTTTGGAGATTATATAATAGGTAAGACTTCCTGTAACAGTTTCCAACCTGAAGTGAATGCTATTTTGTGGTAAGATGATGACCACAGTCTGTGGGTTCCGTATTTGAATGCCCTTAAGAAACCCAGATTTGTGGCGGACTTTGATTACAATTGATGCGTCCCATTGCAGAATTCGGGCTGGGAAAGATTTCCATTTAAGCCCTCGGAGAGATGCGGGTGCTATAGCTGGAACAGACTGGATATCTGGCCCGGGACTGATAAATAGTTTCAGTAGAAGACAGCTATGTATGCGGTAGTCCATAGATAGAATGGAAGCATGGGAAATATTTATGAAAGAAGGCAGATAAGACAGCAATACATGTGGGAACACGGATTTTACACCAGTTATTTTTAATTCAGATGACTTCTTGTATTTGTGATTTAGAGGAACTTACTTTGTTTGTGCAAGAGATGCTCCCTCAAGAGGCGTGGCCATTTCCCAATCTTTACCTGTTGCACAACTTGTTCCATTTCTGGCAATCCTGATGGAGGTGGAAGAGGGCATGCAGGGAGACTGTcaaaaaacaaacgaacaagTGGTTTGTATATCAAATCAAACCTAAATTCTCCCAAGAAGCTAACATGACCAAACTGGAGCTatcgtattttggtcacattattagAGGACCAGACTcatgggaaaagacaataacgctaggaaaagttgaaagtagtgggaagagaggaagaactgacatgagatggactgactctataaaggaagcccaTGGTCCTCAGtctgcaaggcctgagcaaagctgttaactaCACAATATTTTgcaggtcattcattcataacGTAAAATCCCCATGGCACTGAGTGGTAAGCcatagtactgcagtcaaagctgtgctcaagacctgagtttgatccagattgctggggataaagtgtagacaactggggaataTATAGTATAACTCCAcgtggtagctgaagatctccagctattagAACTAATCTCCAGGCGACAGGGATCAGTTcgtctagagaaaatggctgctttggaaggtggattctatggaagTTACCTCcctaggccccacccccaaaaggtatttcccaacctggagctggcaacactaccTGTGAGCTAGATTAGGCTGAGGTGTTTGAAAGGCCCAAAATTACAAAGTGATTTTCAtagcaagtggggatttgagcctagGCTAAGAGCTAAACTTGAAGTTACAGCACAGAGGTGATTTTatacgcagcagtggtgtaggaggttaacagctcgtgtatctaatctggaggaaccgggtttgattcccagctctgccgcctgagctgtggaggcttatctggggaattcagattagcctgtacactcccacacacgccagctgggtgaccttgggctagtcacagcttctcggagctctctcagccccacctacctcacagggtgtttgttgtgaggggggaagggcaaggagattgtcagcccctttgagtctcctgcaggagggaaaggggggatataaatccaaaactcttctcttctcttcttctcttataaAAGATTATGGCCATTTAGAAAAAGTCTACAAGAGCCAGATCCTGATCAGGCCGTGGCATGAGTGGGAACCAGGTGATCTTTTTAACCCCCCACCTGGATCTAACATCACTCTGGCAgttgtaccacactggctctttgacTGTTTTGGGACTTCTTAGCACAGAGCAAATTCCTGAAACTAACAACCCTAATGACATCTGGTAACACATTTCTGCTCCATTACGCAGGGGTGTTCAGGTAAATTGAACTGGCTTTTTTCCAGAATGTCCCCTTCCTGTCCTGTCATATGACAAGTCTTTTCTCTGTGCCTCCAGGGAGACAGCAAAGCAAGAGATATTTTCCCTATTACCGAATGTTGGTAGCAATCTGGATTATCTTTGGACTTGCATGGATAGCCCTTCTGTTTAATTTACTGACAAATTTACTGGAAGATCCGGATGCGAAGCCGGCGGAAGAACTCCTCCCAGTCAAGCCATCAACACGAAGAAAGAGGAAGTCAAAAGGGTGTCCCGCGGATCAGTTTCCACTTGAAAATGGCTTATAATTACATTCCAGTGGCGACGAACTGGAAAAGCAGTTATAGCAGAAAGACAATTATAGCTTTGGAAATCACACATCATTGGGGATTTCTGGTGGATTCTAGACAATTAAGCAGATTGTTAACGATGATAAGCATCATGTAATTTCAAATAAAATTTGAATGGTCATGGAATACTGGTTATTGTTCTAAAGCTGCATATCGCCTGTCTTTACTTTAATAAAGTATCTTTAGCCAAAAAGTCTTGTTTCAAATCTCAGATTTCAGCATTGCACATCAAAGTACAGGTCCGGATTCTGAAATTCAAAACTACACAAGAGTGAGTATTCAACTTTGGCAATAGTCTTCCCCAAATAAAATGCAATCTGCGAACTGCAGAGGACAGAGGCAGAAGTACGCAGCTAGATTCGTTATCAAATAAAATGCAGTCTGCAAACTGCAGAGGGGGAAGCAACTAGCAGAGGAGCGAATGGTCAGTTCCAGCAAGACTGCAAAAGGACTTTTGCGTGCCACCAATTTCCATAAGATTTATAGCGGTCCTTTGAACTGATAACCTCCAAAACGTCTCCCCGTCAGCAGACTTTGCTCAGCTTTTGCAAGCTTGCTTTCTTGAAGGCTGCAATTAATCGACGGGGAGGTGACTGACGCGAGTCTGGTGGGGAGGAGGGCGGCAAGATTTTAGTTTATTGCATTTGCAAAGCACCGTCATTCTTTGCAAAGGAGCTACCGCACCTACTGGGCAGGAGGGCCAAAGCTCTCTGCACGCTGCCCATTGCACTCTTAAGTAAAAGAATACCCAAAAGCTCACGGGCGTTACTAGCCCTCCCTGGTTAAAAAGAGGATCCGCCCGCCCGCTCGCTTTGCCAGGGGAGAAAAACCCCTTGCCTTATTTTTTCCCGCGGAAGGATACAAGCAAAATGTCTAGTTCACGGTCAAATCACCCCTTCTTTTAGGCGGGAATTCGCTTCTTGCCGCTTGGGGCTGAATCCCCTGGAGATTGCGTCACCTGCTGCCATCAGCCAATAGGAATGCGCGTCGCAGTACATTTTTGCATATAGCCGCGCTTTGCAGGGCTGAGGCGCGCATTTTGTGTCGCGTGCGCTTGTGCGCGAGTGGTGTGTAGACGTTGTCTCCTATTTTTTGAGTTTTTCCATCCTTTGGAGCTCCCGTCTTGTGGGAATTGCTAGGGCTTTGTgacggggggaggagggggcaaaggCTAATATGGGGCAGGGAATGGCGGTTGTTTGGCTATGGGGAAGAAAGGGACGAGAGCTGAGCGCCCCAAGCTAGCGAAAAGCGTTTTCCCGCGGCAGTTAAGGCAGTTAGCCttgagaaaggaagaagagtttggatttatatcccccctttctctcctgcaggagactcaaaggggctgacaatcgccttgcccttcccccctcacaacaaacaccctgtgaggtaggtggggctgagagagctccgagaagctgtgactagcccaaggtcacccagctgggttgtgtgggagtgtacaggctaacctgaattccccagataagcctccacagctcaggcggcagagctgggaatcaaacctggttcctccagattagatacacaagtccttaacctcctactccactgctgctcctaatgactAAAACTTTAGGAACTAAAACTTTAGGTCAGGACTTTTTTTGCCCACGCAAGCTAATTGTTTTACACAGgcatcaaactcgcagccctccagattttatggactacagttcccatcatcccctgccagcatgatgctggcaggggatgatgggaactgtagtccataaaatctggagggccacgagtttgacacctgtgaaacaGGAAATGTATCCCCATAAAATATTTCTtgatggtggccattttgtgcatTTGCCTTGGACTGCATTGAATTGATCTTCtaatcctgtggtggcgaacctatggccgtttccgcacggcccatatacgacggcctgggggcagtaaaaacgccgcccccaggccgccgtttgcacaggcgccgctgctgcaacgcagcagcggcgacctgaccgcgctccccctccctcagggctcttgccggcgtgggggcgactggaggccgtgcagaaacggcctatggcactccagatgtccatggactacaattctcatcagcctctgccagcatagccaattgccatgctggcagggggtggtgggaattgtagtc contains these protein-coding regions:
- the LOC125427256 gene encoding potassium channel subfamily K member 16-like; the protein is MFLSSQVQTIMIPSKLQICLLIAGYLTYLMVGASIFQVLERDEDRKQQAAVLRMKEDFLQNFSSLTPVEVEIFVKKLTEAVRMGMDPTGNENSNWDFSNSFFFVGSMLSTIGYGNLSPKTAGGQLFCVVFALFGIPLNIVFLHHIGKILSLLCERLAKCLYRKGVKKKTTRVLTLLFFLVMGILVFICVPSVIFQVMEDWTYSEAIYFAFITLSTIGFGDYIIGRQQSKRYFPYYRMLVAIWIIFGLAWIALLFNLLTNLLEDPDAKPAEELLPVKPSTRRKRKSKGCPADQFPLENGL